One Cohnella candidum genomic region harbors:
- a CDS encoding PRK06851 family protein has translation MSVTASHYFARGNTASGAHFLYESAFRGLDRIFVLSGPRGTGKSMVLRRLADHLIEKGQHVECFHSPLRPDELDGIIATELEVGILDGRASGDFSAKSTSDTLSIDFGEAFDLERISPEDLETIDALQEKLDQAYAKSYETFAAALRIHDEWEKYYIGSMDFAKADRIAQELSEELFSGRAKDTPVIGRHVFFGAATPKGAFDYIQSLTASLSRRIFVKGRPGSGKSTMLKKLAAAAESKGIDVRVFHCGFDPNSLDMLIFPELSTAIFDSTAPHEYFPDREGDEILDMYALTMTAGTDEAYANELAPIKERYSAGMKEATAYLAEAEAIDAQIKSIYTAATDFAIVESHLRQLQSALDERLSLEGTFQLQ, from the coding sequence TTGAGCGTAACGGCATCCCACTACTTTGCGCGGGGCAATACCGCGAGCGGCGCCCATTTCTTGTATGAATCCGCATTCCGGGGACTGGACCGGATCTTCGTCCTGTCTGGACCTCGCGGCACGGGGAAGTCCATGGTTCTGCGGCGTTTGGCCGATCACTTGATCGAAAAAGGCCAGCATGTGGAGTGCTTCCATTCCCCCCTGCGCCCCGACGAACTGGACGGCATCATCGCCACGGAGTTGGAAGTGGGGATCTTGGATGGGCGTGCCAGCGGAGACTTTTCGGCCAAAAGCACATCCGATACTCTCTCCATCGATTTTGGGGAGGCTTTCGATCTGGAGCGCATTTCCCCGGAGGACCTTGAAACGATTGATGCCCTCCAAGAGAAACTGGATCAAGCTTATGCCAAATCTTATGAGACGTTCGCGGCCGCTTTGCGGATCCATGACGAGTGGGAGAAATATTACATTGGAAGCATGGATTTCGCGAAGGCGGACCGGATTGCGCAAGAATTGAGCGAGGAATTGTTCTCGGGTCGCGCCAAAGATACGCCCGTTATCGGACGTCACGTCTTCTTCGGAGCGGCTACTCCCAAGGGAGCGTTCGACTATATTCAGAGCTTGACGGCTTCGCTAAGCAGGAGGATTTTCGTCAAAGGACGGCCGGGTTCCGGCAAATCCACGATGCTGAAGAAGCTTGCGGCCGCCGCTGAATCGAAGGGGATCGACGTTCGAGTGTTCCATTGCGGCTTTGATCCGAACAGTCTCGATATGCTGATTTTCCCCGAACTGAGCACCGCGATCTTCGACAGCACCGCGCCTCACGAGTACTTCCCGGATCGGGAGGGCGACGAAATTCTAGATATGTATGCGCTCACGATGACTGCCGGCACGGATGAAGCTTACGCGAACGAATTGGCGCCGATCAAAGAACGTTACTCCGCCGGCATGAAGGAAGCCACCGCTTATTTGGCGGAAGCCGAGGCGATCGACGCGCAAATCAAATCCATCTATACGGCGGCAACCGACTTCGCGATTGTGGAGTCACACCTGCGGCAATTACAGTCCGCATTGGATGAGCGGTTGAGCTTGGAAGGCACGTTTCAACTGCAATGA
- a CDS encoding 3-ketoacyl-ACP reductase produces MLPQKTAIITGAGKGIGLAVARALAKEGVRLGLIARSAADLERLRSELKEQFGTDAAIATADVSNRTEAEAAVAQLAGQLGTIDILINNAGTATFGTLADMDPEEWQRIIQVNLMGTYYVTRAALPHMLERKQGDILNVASTAGERGFATGSAYCASKFAVMGLTESLFHEVRKSNIRVTALTPSTVNTELAFKAGLPIGTEDRMMQPEDVAQLVLAALALPPRVVMKTAGILTTNPQ; encoded by the coding sequence ATGTTACCACAGAAAACCGCCATCATCACGGGAGCAGGCAAAGGAATCGGTTTGGCCGTGGCTCGCGCTTTAGCGAAAGAGGGGGTACGGCTCGGCCTCATCGCCAGATCGGCCGCCGACCTGGAACGCCTTCGGAGCGAGCTGAAAGAACAGTTCGGCACTGACGCGGCCATCGCGACGGCCGATGTAAGCAACCGAACCGAGGCGGAAGCAGCAGTCGCGCAATTGGCAGGGCAACTGGGCACCATCGATATTCTCATCAACAACGCAGGCACCGCGACGTTCGGCACCTTGGCGGACATGGACCCCGAAGAATGGCAGCGAATTATCCAGGTCAACCTCATGGGGACCTATTATGTGACCCGTGCCGCGTTGCCGCACATGCTGGAACGCAAGCAAGGCGACATCCTGAACGTAGCCTCCACGGCCGGAGAGCGCGGGTTCGCTACAGGCTCCGCCTATTGCGCCTCCAAATTCGCGGTAATGGGCTTGACGGAATCCCTTTTCCACGAGGTCCGCAAGTCCAACATCCGAGTTACGGCCTTAACGCCCAGCACCGTAAACACGGAGTTGGCGTTCAAGGCAGGCTTGCCGATCGGAACGGAAGACCGGATGATGCAGCCGGAAGACGTCGCGCAGTTGGTCCTCGCCGCACTGGCCTTACCGCCCCGCGTCGTCATGAAAACGGCCGGCATCTTGACGACCAATCCCCAATAA
- a CDS encoding transporter — MAFMPPLGTPAPTLPPPDYIPVPPYGTYIVDCLQNYTYVWLVNGESFWFYPTRVEYGEVAGYRWNGAFWYFYGIDPRFIDTVSCPPIPTLY; from the coding sequence ATGGCATTCATGCCGCCGCTCGGAACACCCGCCCCGACTCTCCCGCCCCCGGATTACATCCCCGTACCGCCTTATGGAACGTATATCGTCGACTGCTTGCAAAACTATACTTACGTCTGGTTGGTAAACGGGGAGAGCTTCTGGTTTTACCCGACTCGGGTGGAATACGGCGAAGTCGCGGGATACCGATGGAACGGTGCGTTCTGGTATTTCTACGGCATCGATCCGCGGTTTATCGATACCGTATCCTGTCCGCCTATTCCGACACTGTACTAA
- a CDS encoding polyphosphate polymerase domain-containing protein, whose protein sequence is MAIEVFNRYENKYLMDSKAFYGLYNRLMEYMELDAHNKNDKFYSISNLYYDTEQHTLIRNSLSKPKYREKLRIRAYGVPERDAKVYLELKKKVFGLVNKRRTAMKLHEAYEFVRTGQPPAYREGMNRQVTREIEYFLSRYELQPMVYLAYDRIAMFCKGNRDLRITFDTNIRTRRYDLKLEDGDHGEQLLERGQWLMEVKAEKTIPVWLAKLLSEHRMYRTSFSKYGYEYKKSIRHAGNVFIPERESIVL, encoded by the coding sequence TTGGCAATTGAAGTGTTTAACAGATACGAGAACAAATACTTAATGGATTCGAAAGCCTTCTACGGCCTCTACAACCGCCTGATGGAATACATGGAGCTGGATGCCCACAACAAGAACGATAAATTTTATTCCATCAGCAACCTGTACTACGACACCGAGCAGCATACGCTGATCCGCAACAGCCTCTCGAAGCCGAAGTACAGGGAGAAGCTCCGAATCCGTGCTTACGGTGTTCCGGAGCGGGATGCCAAAGTGTATCTGGAGCTGAAGAAGAAAGTGTTCGGCCTCGTGAATAAGCGCCGGACGGCGATGAAGCTTCATGAAGCGTACGAGTTCGTCCGGACAGGGCAGCCGCCGGCGTACCGGGAAGGGATGAATCGGCAGGTCACCCGGGAGATCGAGTATTTCCTGTCCCGGTATGAATTGCAGCCGATGGTGTACCTGGCTTATGACCGAATCGCGATGTTCTGCAAAGGCAACCGGGATCTGAGGATCACGTTCGACACGAACATTCGGACGCGGCGGTACGATCTGAAATTGGAAGACGGCGATCATGGCGAACAGCTGTTGGAGCGCGGCCAGTGGCTTATGGAAGTGAAGGCGGAGAAGACGATTCCCGTGTGGCTGGCGAAACTGCTGTCCGAGCATCGAATGTACCGGACGAGCTTCTCCAAATACGGCTATGAGTATAAGAAATCCATTCGCCATGCAGGAAACGTCTTCATACCGGAAAGGGAGAGCATTGTTCTATGA
- a CDS encoding GDSL-type esterase/lipase family protein, with the protein MAAPEEQALVYDEKREKVRKYQILNRYARKGQTVLVGSSLMEFFPIHELQQTLKRQVCVYNRGIAGYVTAELLASMEACIFELEPSKIFINIGTNDISATDYRLENLVANYDEILTRIGDRLPDCRVYVMAYYPVNAKAEFPLVPRGWMDEVFQRRTNEAIREANEAIERLAAKHGYAYIDVNEGLADSEGNLKEEFGIDGVHMFANAYAVILENLQKYL; encoded by the coding sequence ATGGCGGCTCCCGAGGAACAAGCGTTAGTGTATGACGAGAAGCGGGAGAAAGTGAGAAAGTACCAAATCCTCAATCGTTACGCGCGTAAAGGACAAACCGTGCTCGTCGGCTCCTCCCTGATGGAGTTCTTCCCAATCCATGAACTGCAGCAGACACTGAAGCGCCAGGTCTGTGTATACAATCGTGGGATCGCGGGTTATGTAACGGCAGAGTTATTGGCATCGATGGAGGCCTGCATTTTCGAGTTGGAGCCCTCTAAAATCTTCATCAACATCGGCACGAACGACATCAGCGCGACGGATTACCGGCTGGAGAACTTGGTTGCGAACTACGACGAGATTTTAACCCGGATCGGCGATAGACTGCCGGACTGCCGGGTCTACGTCATGGCTTATTATCCCGTCAACGCCAAGGCGGAGTTTCCTCTCGTTCCTAGAGGGTGGATGGACGAGGTGTTCCAAAGGCGGACCAACGAGGCGATCCGGGAAGCGAACGAAGCGATCGAGCGGCTGGCGGCCAAGCACGGATATGCCTACATAGACGTGAACGAGGGGCTCGCGGATTCGGAAGGGAATCTGAAAGAAGAGTTCGGGATCGACGGGGTTCATATGTTCGCGAATGCCTATGCGGTCATTTTGGAGAACTTGCAAAAATACCTTTAG
- a CDS encoding carbohydrate-binding domain-containing protein: protein MNYSNKAKLIAIALLSAALAAGCSSNNTATTSSPAATASTSVSKTSSSGAAAAASVKLASLKASEQAGFDDNDSLTTWSADNSTAIALSAAGPAVTGSGASADGGVITIKQAGTYVVSGTVADGQIVVDAPEDADVHLVLNGANITKNDGPAIYVKQADKTIVTLQEGTDNAVSDGASYADTSEEAPTAAIFSKSDLTINGTGKLTVTGKSKDGITGKDDLKIMSGTIDVQAADDGIIGRDLVAVKDGTVTVTAGGDGVKSTNDADADKGYVTIVSGTFNITSKNDGIQAASTILIGGGTYNIVSGGGYAKSTKTHADNGPGGFRSQPGNQTQTQTQDQTATTDTESSSAKGLKATADIAIADGNFKIDTADDAIHSNGNLLISGGQYVLASGDDGMHADNSLSISNGTVNITNSYEGIESADIAISGGNLHLAAQDDGVNVSGGSDGSAAGGAGGDSFSTTDGMLAISGGYLYVNAGGDGLDSNGSATMSGGTAIVNGPTDNGNGPLDYNGTFEQSGGYLIAAGSSGMAQAPSEDSSQRAIQMTFPNTLEAGTLVTLTDSSGKALTAFTPAKTFSSIVISSPNLKAGDSYTLSTGGKSTGTATDGLYDGGETSGSTKVVTFTLGDKVTYLNESGVTTAPTGGFGGGGGGGRGHGPGGQRPDRMPNGQDNGSTNG from the coding sequence ATGAATTATTCGAATAAAGCGAAATTGATCGCCATCGCGCTTCTCAGCGCCGCATTAGCCGCGGGATGCAGCTCCAACAACACCGCGACTACGTCGTCCCCAGCCGCCACCGCTTCTACGTCCGTTTCGAAGACCTCTTCCAGCGGCGCTGCCGCGGCCGCCTCCGTGAAGCTTGCAAGCCTCAAAGCCTCCGAGCAGGCAGGCTTCGACGACAATGACTCCCTCACGACTTGGAGCGCGGACAACTCGACCGCGATTGCGCTGAGCGCTGCCGGCCCAGCGGTAACCGGCTCCGGCGCATCCGCCGACGGCGGGGTTATCACCATCAAGCAAGCCGGCACCTATGTCGTGAGCGGCACCGTGGCTGATGGCCAAATCGTGGTCGACGCGCCGGAAGACGCTGACGTGCATCTCGTGCTGAACGGAGCGAATATCACGAAGAACGACGGTCCGGCCATCTACGTGAAACAAGCGGACAAAACGATCGTTACGCTGCAGGAAGGCACGGACAACGCCGTCTCTGACGGCGCGTCCTATGCGGATACTTCCGAAGAAGCGCCTACGGCGGCGATCTTCAGCAAGAGCGATCTCACGATCAACGGCACCGGCAAGCTGACCGTGACGGGCAAATCGAAGGACGGCATCACCGGCAAGGACGACCTGAAAATCATGAGCGGGACGATCGACGTTCAAGCCGCCGACGACGGCATCATCGGACGCGATCTGGTCGCGGTGAAGGACGGCACGGTTACGGTCACAGCGGGCGGCGACGGCGTGAAATCGACGAACGACGCCGACGCGGATAAAGGATACGTCACCATCGTGAGCGGGACGTTCAACATTACGTCCAAAAACGACGGGATTCAGGCGGCTTCCACGATCCTGATCGGGGGCGGTACGTATAATATCGTGTCTGGCGGCGGATATGCGAAATCGACCAAAACGCATGCCGACAACGGGCCGGGAGGCTTCCGGAGTCAGCCGGGGAATCAGACGCAGACCCAAACGCAGGATCAGACGGCGACGACCGATACCGAGTCTTCCAGCGCCAAAGGGCTTAAAGCGACGGCCGATATCGCCATCGCGGACGGCAATTTCAAGATCGATACGGCAGACGATGCGATTCACAGCAACGGAAATCTCTTGATCTCAGGCGGCCAATACGTGCTGGCATCCGGCGATGACGGCATGCACGCGGACAACTCGCTTTCCATCTCGAACGGCACGGTCAACATTACGAACAGCTATGAGGGCATTGAGAGTGCGGACATCGCGATCTCGGGCGGCAACCTCCATCTGGCCGCCCAAGATGACGGCGTGAATGTCAGCGGGGGAAGCGACGGCTCCGCGGCAGGCGGCGCTGGCGGGGATTCGTTCAGCACGACGGACGGTATGCTGGCCATCAGCGGGGGTTACCTTTATGTAAACGCCGGGGGCGACGGTCTCGACTCCAACGGCTCGGCAACGATGTCCGGCGGCACCGCTATCGTGAACGGCCCGACCGACAACGGCAACGGACCTCTCGATTACAACGGAACCTTCGAGCAATCGGGCGGTTATCTCATCGCCGCCGGCAGCTCCGGCATGGCGCAGGCGCCGTCCGAGGATTCGTCCCAACGCGCCATCCAGATGACGTTCCCGAACACGCTCGAAGCCGGTACGCTGGTCACCCTGACGGACAGCTCCGGCAAAGCGCTCACGGCTTTCACGCCGGCGAAAACGTTCAGCAGCATCGTCATTTCCTCGCCGAATTTGAAGGCAGGCGACTCCTACACCCTCTCGACCGGCGGCAAGTCCACAGGCACGGCGACCGACGGCCTCTATGACGGCGGCGAGACGAGCGGCAGCACGAAAGTCGTCACCTTCACGCTCGGCGATAAAGTAACCTACCTGAACGAATCCGGCGTGACCACTGCGCCGACAGGCGGCTTCGGCGGAGGCGGCGGTGGCGGCCGTGGCCACGGCCCAGGCGGCCAGCGCCCGGACCGGATGCCGAATGGGCAGGACAACGGCAGTACAAACGGTTAA
- a CDS encoding spore coat protein, protein MQFGAHETMEVHECLMDKINQIAHFNLYASQARDPRLQDMIARHRHTAIMSYNELVHLTQGNTRFQPIMSNPSMQGMGGQQVQYGLHNPPQMSPQTDAKFSDQEIAAAMLICHKNGAKNATWAALECADPNLRRAIQNSAMACMNFAYEVFLLMNEQGQYQVPTLKDQTAQTFMQSYQPADQALMSQFGAAGMQGGAYGMQGGAYGMQTASNMNSMNNMNNMNFSNSTMGQYRMPQ, encoded by the coding sequence ATGCAATTCGGTGCCCACGAAACGATGGAAGTCCACGAATGTCTCATGGACAAAATCAATCAAATCGCGCATTTCAATCTTTATGCCAGCCAGGCGAGAGATCCAAGGCTGCAAGACATGATCGCTCGTCATCGGCATACGGCCATTATGTCTTACAATGAACTCGTCCATCTGACCCAAGGGAACACCCGATTTCAGCCGATCATGTCGAATCCGAGCATGCAGGGAATGGGCGGCCAACAGGTTCAATACGGCCTTCACAACCCGCCGCAAATGTCCCCGCAGACGGACGCGAAATTCAGCGACCAAGAGATCGCGGCGGCCATGCTGATCTGCCATAAGAATGGAGCGAAGAACGCTACTTGGGCGGCTTTGGAATGCGCCGATCCGAATCTTCGCCGCGCGATCCAAAACAGCGCGATGGCATGCATGAACTTTGCCTATGAAGTGTTCTTGCTCATGAATGAGCAAGGGCAATATCAAGTGCCTACGTTAAAAGACCAAACCGCCCAAACCTTTATGCAAAGCTATCAGCCGGCCGATCAAGCGCTCATGTCGCAATTCGGAGCGGCTGGGATGCAGGGCGGAGCGTATGGCATGCAGGGCGGAGCATATGGCATGCAAACCGCGAGCAATATGAACAGCATGAACAACATGAACAACATGAATTTCTCTAATTCCACGATGGGCCAGTATCGGATGCCGCAATAA
- a CDS encoding malate:quinone oxidoreductase — protein sequence MSDRHATTDVILIGAGVMSATLGALLKELAPEWEIKVFEKLASAGEESSNEWNNAGTGHAALCELNYTVEKPDGSVDISKAIKVNEQFQVSRQFWSYLVERKLISNPEDFIRSLPHMSFVQGEKDVNFLRKRFEAMSGNPLFQGMEFSDDPAKLKEWIPVMMKDRPSNEPIAATKIDSGTDVNFGALTRLLFDHLKSRNVEIQYKHQVDNIKRASDGSWELKIRNLESGTVARHNAKFVFIGGGGGSLHLLQKSGIPEGKHIGGFPVSGLFMVCNNPKVVEQHHAKVYGKAKVGAPPMSVPHLDTRFIDNKKSLLFGPFAGFSPKFLKTGSMFDLITSVKPNNLFTMLAAGAKNMPLTKYLIQQVMLSKEQRMEELREFIPDAKIEDWDLVVAGQRVQVIKDTDSGKGTLQFGTEVVSAADGSIAALLGASPGASTAVSVMLEVMQKCFPQRMPEWESKIKEMIPSYGLSLLKNPELIREIHHSTARALGLVSERELQLVN from the coding sequence ATGAGCGACAGACACGCAACAACAGATGTGATTTTGATCGGCGCCGGAGTCATGAGCGCGACCTTGGGCGCGCTGCTGAAGGAACTGGCGCCGGAATGGGAAATCAAGGTGTTCGAGAAGCTCGCGTCCGCAGGAGAGGAAAGCTCCAACGAATGGAATAACGCGGGCACGGGACACGCGGCGCTTTGCGAGCTGAACTACACCGTCGAGAAACCGGACGGATCCGTCGATATCAGCAAAGCCATCAAGGTCAATGAACAGTTCCAGGTATCCCGGCAGTTTTGGTCGTACCTTGTGGAACGCAAGCTCATCTCCAATCCGGAGGACTTTATCCGCTCGCTGCCGCACATGAGCTTCGTGCAAGGGGAGAAAGACGTCAACTTCCTGAGGAAACGGTTTGAAGCGATGTCCGGCAACCCGCTGTTCCAAGGGATGGAGTTTTCCGACGATCCGGCCAAGCTCAAGGAATGGATTCCGGTGATGATGAAGGACCGTCCATCGAATGAACCGATTGCGGCGACCAAAATCGATTCCGGAACGGACGTCAACTTCGGCGCTTTGACTCGTTTGTTGTTCGATCACTTGAAGAGCCGGAACGTCGAAATCCAATATAAGCATCAGGTAGATAATATTAAACGGGCGAGCGACGGATCTTGGGAGTTGAAAATCCGGAACCTCGAGAGCGGCACCGTTGCCCGCCACAACGCGAAATTCGTCTTCATCGGCGGCGGCGGCGGAAGCCTGCATCTGCTGCAAAAATCGGGCATTCCCGAAGGCAAGCACATCGGGGGGTTCCCGGTAAGCGGACTGTTCATGGTGTGCAACAATCCGAAAGTCGTCGAGCAGCATCATGCCAAAGTATACGGCAAAGCCAAGGTCGGCGCTCCGCCGATGTCGGTTCCGCACTTGGACACGCGATTCATCGACAACAAGAAATCGCTCCTGTTCGGACCGTTCGCCGGATTCTCGCCGAAGTTCCTCAAAACGGGCTCCATGTTCGACTTGATCACTTCCGTGAAGCCGAATAACCTCTTTACGATGCTTGCGGCAGGCGCGAAGAACATGCCGTTGACGAAATACCTGATCCAGCAAGTGATGCTGTCGAAAGAACAGCGCATGGAAGAGCTGCGCGAGTTCATCCCCGACGCCAAGATCGAGGATTGGGATTTGGTCGTCGCGGGCCAGCGCGTGCAGGTCATCAAAGATACCGACTCCGGCAAAGGGACGCTTCAATTCGGCACGGAGGTCGTGAGTGCCGCGGACGGTTCGATCGCCGCGCTGCTCGGCGCATCCCCGGGAGCTTCGACCGCCGTATCCGTCATGCTGGAGGTTATGCAGAAGTGCTTCCCGCAACGGATGCCGGAGTGGGAGTCCAAGATCAAGGAAATGATTCCGTCTTACGGCCTGTCGCTGCTTAAGAATCCGGAACTCATCCGCGAAATCCATCATTCCACGGCACGCGCGCTCGGACTCGTCAGCGAACGTGAGCTGCAGCTGGTCAACTAA
- a CDS encoding DUF4956 domain-containing protein, translated as MIESIFNSTASVTELSLSHALLTFAVSILLGGVISWTYMKTQTAYSPSFTLTMMVLPTIVAIIILMIGSNIARAFSLAGAFSIIRFRSAPGDSKDISYVLFSMAAGLGCGVGAYGYAILFTVCLCVLMLVLKAFKFGSHKDGMKTLKITIPESLGYEEAFDEIFRKFGIDYELKKVRTTELGSLYEVVYAVKLKPNTSQKELLDAVRTRNGNLDITLTMNPALQEY; from the coding sequence ATGATTGAGTCCATTTTCAATTCAACGGCATCCGTCACGGAATTATCGTTGAGCCACGCGCTTCTGACCTTCGCGGTGTCCATCCTCTTGGGCGGCGTGATCAGCTGGACGTACATGAAGACGCAAACCGCCTATTCTCCAAGCTTCACGCTGACGATGATGGTGCTTCCGACGATCGTGGCCATCATCATCCTGATGATCGGGAGCAACATTGCCCGCGCTTTCAGTCTCGCCGGCGCATTCTCCATCATCCGGTTCCGAAGCGCGCCGGGCGATTCGAAGGATATCTCGTACGTTCTGTTCTCGATGGCGGCCGGCCTCGGCTGCGGCGTCGGCGCCTACGGCTACGCGATTCTGTTCACGGTTTGCCTGTGCGTGCTCATGCTCGTCCTCAAGGCGTTCAAGTTCGGTTCGCACAAAGATGGGATGAAGACGCTGAAAATCACGATCCCGGAAAGCCTCGGCTATGAGGAAGCCTTCGATGAGATTTTCAGAAAATTTGGCATCGACTACGAGCTGAAGAAGGTCCGCACGACGGAGCTCGGCAGCCTGTACGAGGTCGTGTACGCCGTGAAGTTGAAGCCGAACACGAGCCAGAAGGAACTGCTTGACGCCGTCCGTACGCGGAACGGCAATCTCGACATCACGTTAACGATGAATCCTGCCTTGCAGGAATATTGA
- a CDS encoding S-layer homology domain-containing protein produces the protein MEKRVKKLVVASLLLSQTLLPMSVIHAAGSEPKGSLPVHYSDFGAVSSWGRDAVNAMQSLGIMTGDQAGRFRPTQAITREELASVLAKTLELPLNADGGSAAADVQSADWSNPAIEAVVSAGIMDLDATGCFRPKDRLTREELAVYVSRAVDVIADAGSTAGSQAPEDQAAISPWAKDGVHRALDLKLMRGDGTLFRPQALATRQEVAVLLLNALNSGYIEGTIGEVTYGQVVIGGIAYRVDVSLTGLFARTNAASLKGAGIRYAAEDNVIRSVASLELNAAGVVSDAEFEGNQVLDGSGSVINGSLTVNADFVTVRNLKVRGELLISANLQHDFYSDGLNVEGETSVNGGDSNTVVFNNAILGAVNVNKQDVRVEPKGKSVIGEMTVNTSATITADAGVTIPKLTLSEGAKNVQIDAAVGTLEVLNSTAKLDVKKPIEKIVLPEGAKASDLLMNFDQIKDLVKDVQVGTTSTPITPKPPTPATPKADTTPPSAPSVTGAVYEDTESIAGTAEAGTSIVVRVGDQVVGHGYAASNGSYTVSIQKQTAGTAIRVTATDASGNVSAATSRTVIARDTEAPEAPSVTDTVNSDSTSIVGCAEPLSYVKVLDGAEMIASGNADAQGNFAIVISPLPADKSLSLTAEDAAGNVSAATTVVVQSRNTLFRLLDADSKTQYVFDAGSTATLIRPYLSTTVPMQNVTVTVDLGGAFVASTSDLYQTWGSAQIPLDASMISNNGRTITFSNVSFENWLWVIFGQKTITSVKGTYPITFTVNGVSSSIPVIVQ, from the coding sequence TTGGAAAAACGCGTGAAGAAACTCGTGGTTGCATCATTGTTACTCTCGCAGACTTTATTGCCGATGAGTGTGATTCACGCCGCCGGAAGCGAGCCGAAAGGCAGCTTGCCGGTTCATTATTCGGATTTCGGGGCCGTGTCGAGCTGGGGAAGAGACGCGGTTAACGCCATGCAGTCGCTCGGCATCATGACCGGCGACCAAGCAGGACGTTTCCGCCCCACGCAGGCGATTACCCGGGAGGAGCTTGCGTCCGTACTCGCCAAAACGCTGGAATTGCCTTTAAACGCTGACGGCGGTTCGGCTGCGGCGGATGTTCAATCGGCGGATTGGAGTAATCCGGCCATCGAGGCCGTCGTGAGCGCGGGGATCATGGATCTGGATGCGACGGGGTGTTTTCGGCCGAAGGATCGGTTGACGCGCGAAGAGCTCGCCGTATATGTCTCGCGTGCGGTCGACGTTATCGCGGATGCAGGCAGCACGGCGGGGAGCCAAGCTCCGGAAGATCAAGCGGCAATAAGTCCTTGGGCGAAAGACGGAGTGCACCGAGCGCTAGATCTGAAGCTGATGAGAGGAGACGGCACGCTGTTCCGTCCTCAAGCATTGGCGACGAGGCAGGAGGTAGCCGTTCTGCTGTTGAATGCCTTGAACAGCGGATACATAGAGGGAACGATAGGCGAAGTGACGTACGGTCAAGTCGTCATCGGCGGTATCGCCTATCGAGTGGACGTTTCGCTTACGGGCTTGTTTGCTCGGACTAACGCTGCGTCACTGAAAGGTGCGGGCATCCGGTACGCTGCCGAAGACAATGTCATCCGAAGCGTGGCTTCGTTGGAACTGAATGCGGCCGGGGTTGTTTCCGACGCGGAGTTCGAAGGCAATCAGGTGTTGGACGGTTCTGGAAGCGTGATTAACGGCTCTTTGACGGTGAATGCGGATTTCGTGACGGTGCGGAATTTGAAAGTGAGAGGGGAACTGTTGATCTCCGCGAACTTACAGCACGATTTCTATTCCGACGGACTGAACGTGGAAGGCGAAACGAGCGTGAACGGCGGGGATTCGAACACGGTCGTGTTCAATAACGCGATTTTGGGCGCCGTGAACGTCAACAAGCAGGATGTTCGCGTAGAGCCCAAAGGAAAATCCGTCATTGGAGAAATGACGGTCAATACGAGCGCTACGATTACGGCCGACGCCGGAGTCACGATTCCGAAGTTGACGTTATCCGAAGGCGCGAAGAACGTGCAGATCGATGCTGCGGTCGGCACGCTGGAAGTGCTGAACTCGACGGCCAAGCTGGACGTGAAGAAGCCGATCGAAAAAATCGTGCTGCCGGAAGGGGCGAAGGCCAGCGATCTGCTCATGAACTTCGATCAGATCAAGGACTTGGTCAAGGACGTGCAAGTGGGAACCACCTCGACGCCGATCACGCCTAAGCCGCCGACTCCGGCGACACCGAAGGCGGATACGACTCCTCCGAGCGCGCCTTCCGTGACTGGAGCCGTTTATGAGGACACGGAATCCATCGCCGGGACAGCGGAAGCGGGAACGTCCATCGTGGTTCGCGTTGGAGACCAAGTCGTGGGCCATGGCTATGCGGCATCAAACGGCAGCTATACGGTGTCGATCCAGAAGCAGACCGCGGGGACGGCCATCCGGGTCACGGCGACGGATGCCAGCGGGAACGTGAGCGCGGCGACATCCCGTACCGTCATCGCCAGGGATACCGAGGCTCCGGAAGCCCCGTCCGTGACGGATACGGTCAATAGTGATTCGACGTCAATCGTCGGCTGCGCAGAGCCGCTGTCCTACGTGAAGGTCTTGGACGGGGCGGAGATGATCGCGTCCGGCAATGCCGATGCGCAAGGGAACTTTGCGATCGTGATCTCTCCGTTGCCTGCCGACAAGAGTTTGTCGCTGACCGCGGAGGATGCCGCAGGCAACGTAAGCGCGGCGACGACCGTCGTCGTGCAATCGCGGAACACGTTGTTCAGGCTGCTTGATGCGGACTCGAAAACACAATACGTTTTCGATGCAGGCAGTACCGCAACTTTAATAAGGCCATACCTTTCGACGACGGTTCCTATGCAGAATGTAACCGTGACCGTAGACTTGGGCGGAGCTTTCGTCGCCTCTACCTCGGATTTATATCAAACCTGGGGTTCGGCTCAGATTCCCCTGGACGCATCCATGATTTCGAACAACGGGAGAACGATCACGTTCAGCAACGTCTCGTTTGAAAATTGGTTATGGGTCATTTTCGGGCAGAAGACGATCACTTCCGTGAAAGGCACCTACCCGATCACCTTTACCGTGAACGGTGTCTCGTCCAGCATTCCGGTCATCGTCCAATAA